A window of Thunnus thynnus chromosome 17, fThuThy2.1, whole genome shotgun sequence contains these coding sequences:
- the pyya gene encoding peptide YY-A has translation MAVMLKPWTVLVAVVLCVLVCLGMVADAYPPKPENPGEDAPPEELAKYYTALRHYINLITRQRYGKRSTQEDVVAELLFGGDNNRDQRSRYDDSYMW, from the exons ATGGCCGTGATGCTGAAGCCATGGACAGTGCTGGTGgctgttgtgctgtgtgtgctggtgtgtcTGGGAATGGTGGCAGATGCCTACCCCCCCAAACCTGAGAACCCCGGTGAAGACGCCCCACCCGAAGAGCTGGCCAAGTACTACACCGCCCTGAGACACTACATCAATCTGATCACCAGGCAGAG GTATGGAAAGCGTTCAACTCAGGAGGATGTGGTTGCAGAGCTGCTTTTTGGTGGTGACAACAACAGAGACCAGAGATCAAG ATATGACGACTCTTACATGTGGTGA